A genomic window from Pelagicoccus albus includes:
- the rplL gene encoding 50S ribosomal protein L7/L12: MADITKEDVIEWLSGQTVLDIAGLVKDLEEKWGVSAAAPVAVAAAPAGGDAAAPAEEKTEFDVILAAAGDKKINVIKEVRSITGLGLKEAKDLVEGAPKPVKEACSKEEAEELKSKLEAAGAKVEVK; this comes from the coding sequence ATGGCAGACATCACTAAAGAAGACGTAATCGAATGGCTCAGCGGCCAGACTGTACTCGACATCGCAGGTCTTGTTAAGGACCTCGAAGAAAAGTGGGGCGTATCCGCTGCTGCTCCCGTAGCTGTAGCTGCTGCTCCTGCTGGTGGCGACGCTGCTGCTCCTGCTGAAGAAAAGACTGAGTTCGACGTAATCCTCGCCGCTGCTGGCGACAAGAAGATCAATGTGATCAAGGAAGTACGTTCGATCACTGGTCTTGGCCTCAAGGAAGCAAAGGACCTCGTTGAAGGCGCACCAAAGCCTGTCAAGGAAGCTTGCTCCAAGGAAGAAGCAGAAGAACTCAAGTCCAAGCTCGAAGCTGCTGGCGCTAAGGTCGAAGTTAAGTAG